In Streptomyces sclerotialus, one genomic interval encodes:
- a CDS encoding serine/threonine-protein kinase: MQPLAAEDPAEIGTYRLLARLGAGGMGRVYLGRSAGGRTVAVKAVHPQFAADDEFRARFRREVASARRVGGAWTAPVLDADAEAPVPWVATAYVAAPALDAAVAGHGPLPEHSVRALGAGLAEALAAVHGLGLVHRDVKPSNVLLTLDGPLLIDFGIARATDGTASLTATGVSVGSPGYMAPEQILGDGVTAASDVFSLGAVLAYAATGTNPFPGDSSAALLYKVVHEEPRLGPELTGDLRALVSDCLLKRAGDRPSPAAVARRLAGEQGAAGLVRAGWLPPRVVEQVSRRAVEVLNLEAETRQDAPPGPAPAAGFGPPDPSYAAGPPYAADPSYPAPAYGPGAPGQPVSGPVPFDAPAVVPPRQEWPAPAAATGTGGNATGARERRFSLTGMFGGRARPRRMSCTLVLSVAGALAAATTAAFVFQLLPGGGGGTGGAQGTPPPGATPDDRPESAVPKAFLGTWTGTVRQDDGSPNGSVTVTVSKGAPGEKVAKLTYDAMVVKCRATGELRAATGRRLTLRETSDGDAGALCTGRTATVTLTREGDELAYASDDERGGRPTARLSRVG, encoded by the coding sequence ATGCAGCCGCTGGCAGCGGAGGACCCGGCGGAGATCGGCACGTACCGGCTGCTGGCCCGGCTCGGCGCGGGCGGCATGGGACGGGTCTACCTGGGCCGCAGCGCCGGTGGCCGGACGGTCGCGGTGAAGGCCGTCCACCCGCAGTTCGCGGCCGACGACGAGTTCCGGGCCCGCTTCCGGCGCGAGGTGGCGTCCGCACGCCGGGTCGGCGGCGCCTGGACCGCACCCGTCCTGGACGCCGACGCCGAGGCACCCGTGCCCTGGGTCGCCACCGCGTACGTCGCTGCCCCCGCGCTCGACGCCGCCGTCGCCGGCCACGGCCCGCTGCCCGAACACTCCGTACGGGCCCTGGGCGCGGGCCTGGCCGAGGCGCTGGCCGCCGTGCACGGCCTGGGCCTCGTCCACCGGGACGTGAAGCCGTCCAACGTGCTGCTCACCCTGGACGGCCCGCTGCTCATCGACTTCGGGATCGCCCGCGCCACGGACGGCACCGCCTCGCTCACCGCCACCGGCGTCTCGGTCGGCTCGCCCGGCTACATGGCGCCGGAGCAGATCCTCGGCGACGGCGTCACGGCCGCGTCGGACGTCTTCTCGCTGGGCGCGGTGCTGGCGTACGCGGCGACCGGGACGAACCCCTTCCCCGGGGACAGCTCGGCCGCGCTCCTCTACAAGGTCGTGCACGAGGAGCCGCGGCTCGGTCCGGAACTCACCGGCGACCTGCGGGCCCTGGTCTCGGACTGCCTCCTCAAGCGCGCCGGTGACCGGCCGTCGCCCGCGGCCGTCGCCCGGCGGCTGGCGGGGGAGCAGGGCGCGGCGGGCCTGGTGCGTGCCGGGTGGCTGCCGCCGCGGGTGGTCGAACAGGTCAGCCGCCGGGCCGTCGAGGTGCTGAACCTGGAGGCGGAGACCCGGCAGGACGCGCCCCCGGGGCCGGCCCCCGCCGCCGGTTTCGGCCCGCCGGACCCCTCGTACGCGGCCGGCCCGCCGTACGCCGCCGACCCCTCGTACCCTGCGCCGGCGTACGGACCCGGCGCTCCGGGGCAGCCGGTCTCCGGGCCCGTCCCCTTCGACGCCCCGGCCGTGGTGCCACCGCGCCAGGAGTGGCCGGCACCTGCCGCCGCCACCGGTACCGGCGGGAACGCCACCGGCGCCAGGGAGCGCCGGTTCTCGCTCACCGGCATGTTCGGCGGCCGGGCCCGGCCCCGCCGCATGAGCTGCACGCTCGTACTGTCCGTCGCCGGGGCACTGGCCGCCGCGACCACCGCCGCCTTCGTCTTCCAGCTGCTGCCGGGCGGCGGGGGCGGGACCGGCGGGGCCCAGGGCACGCCGCCGCCCGGCGCGACCCCGGACGACCGCCCGGAGAGCGCCGTGCCCAAGGCGTTCCTCGGTACGTGGACGGGCACCGTCCGGCAGGACGACGGCTCGCCCAACGGCTCGGTCACGGTGACCGTCAGCAAGGGGGCGCCGGGCGAGAAGGTGGCGAAGCTGACGTACGACGCGATGGTCGTGAAGTGCCGTGCCACGGGCGAGCTGCGGGCTGCCACCGGCCGCAGGCTCACCCTCCGGGAGACCTCGGACGGGGACGCGGGCGCGCTGTGCACGGGCCGGACCGCGACCGTCACCCTCACCAGGGAGGGCGACGAGCTCGCGTACGCCTCCGACGACGAGCGCGGCGGCCGCCCGACGGCGCGCCTCTCGCGGGTCGGCTGA
- a CDS encoding imidazolonepropionase-like domain-containing protein, with product MLTIHRVRAVEGAPAEGADAVVVDGARIAAIGPYEELAAEYGERARVREWDGVLSPGRHEPDGAAYLESAYHPDPREAAELGTEPLTGAALAALDMTDTRWGGSARRGLQRLLSTGTTSLTGSFTRPSVRTAVTRSGLRDRPAVLAPGAPAVFTVLAADDTCLVTVLNGRLVFRRR from the coding sequence GTGCTGACGATTCACCGCGTCCGGGCGGTCGAGGGCGCCCCGGCGGAGGGCGCGGACGCGGTGGTCGTCGATGGCGCGCGCATCGCGGCCATCGGCCCGTACGAGGAGCTGGCCGCCGAGTACGGCGAGCGGGCGCGGGTCCGGGAGTGGGACGGGGTGCTGTCCCCGGGCCGGCACGAGCCCGACGGCGCCGCGTACCTGGAATCGGCCTACCACCCCGACCCGCGCGAGGCGGCCGAGCTGGGCACGGAACCTCTGACGGGCGCCGCACTCGCCGCCCTGGACATGACCGACACCCGCTGGGGCGGCAGCGCCCGCCGCGGCCTCCAGCGTCTGCTGTCCACCGGTACGACCTCGCTGACCGGCTCCTTCACCCGCCCGTCGGTCCGCACGGCGGTGACCCGCTCCGGCCTCCGCGACCGCCCGGCCGTCCTCGCTCCCGGCGCGCCGGCCGTCTTCACGGTCCTCGCCGCGGACGACACCTGCCTGGTCACGGTCCTGAACGGCCGCCTCGTCTTCCGTCGGCGCTGA
- the mqnC gene encoding cyclic dehypoxanthinyl futalosine synthase: MTENADLQSVLDRAAEGGRISPEEAVELYRDAPLHALGKAADAVRRRRYAGTEHIATYIIERNINYTNSCVTACKFCAFFAAPKSPDVWTRDLDDILRRCAETVELGGTQIMFQGGHHPDYGVEYYEKHFAAIKKEFPELVIHSLGASEVEHMARISKVSTKEAIQRIHAAGLDSFAGAGAELLPARPRKAIAPLKESGERWLEIMEEAHNLGVESTTTMLMGTGETNAERIEHLRMIRDVQDRTGGFRAFIPYTYQPQNNALKGRTQATIFEYLRMIAIARIFLDNVAHIQGSWLTTGKEVGQLSLHYGADDLGSIMLEENVVSSAGAKHRSNRQEIIDLIRKAGRVPAQRATTYEHLVVHDDPANDPVDDRVASHISSTAIDGGTAHPELKLVDAN, translated from the coding sequence GTGACCGAGAACGCCGACCTCCAGTCCGTACTCGACCGCGCCGCGGAAGGCGGGCGGATCTCCCCCGAGGAAGCCGTCGAGCTGTACCGGGACGCGCCGCTGCACGCCCTGGGCAAGGCCGCCGACGCCGTGCGCCGCCGCCGTTACGCCGGTACGGAGCACATCGCGACGTACATCATCGAGCGGAACATCAACTACACGAACTCCTGCGTGACGGCCTGCAAGTTCTGCGCCTTCTTCGCCGCGCCGAAGAGCCCCGACGTGTGGACGCGGGACCTGGACGACATCCTGCGCCGGTGCGCGGAGACCGTCGAGCTGGGCGGCACCCAGATCATGTTCCAGGGCGGCCACCACCCGGACTACGGCGTGGAGTACTACGAGAAGCACTTCGCGGCCATCAAGAAGGAGTTCCCGGAGCTGGTCATCCACTCCCTCGGCGCCTCCGAGGTCGAGCACATGGCCCGCATCTCCAAGGTCTCCACCAAGGAGGCCATCCAGCGGATCCACGCCGCCGGCCTCGACTCCTTCGCCGGCGCGGGCGCCGAACTGCTCCCGGCCCGCCCCCGCAAGGCCATCGCCCCGCTCAAGGAGTCCGGCGAGCGCTGGCTGGAGATCATGGAGGAGGCGCACAACCTCGGCGTCGAGTCCACCACGACGATGCTCATGGGCACCGGCGAGACCAACGCCGAGCGCATCGAGCACCTCCGCATGATCCGCGACGTACAGGACCGGACGGGTGGCTTCCGCGCGTTCATCCCGTACACCTACCAGCCGCAGAACAACGCGCTGAAGGGCCGCACCCAGGCCACGATCTTCGAGTACCTGCGGATGATCGCGATCGCCCGGATCTTCCTCGACAACGTCGCCCACATCCAGGGCTCCTGGCTCACCACCGGCAAGGAGGTCGGCCAGCTGTCGCTGCACTACGGCGCGGACGACCTCGGCTCGATCATGCTGGAGGAGAACGTCGTCTCCTCGGCCGGCGCCAAGCACCGCTCCAACCGCCAGGAGATCATCGACCTGATCCGCAAGGCGGGCCGCGTCCCGGCGCAGCGCGCCACGACGTACGAGCACCTGGTCGTCCACGACGACCCGGCGAACGACCCGGTCGACGACCGCGTCGCCTCGCACATCTCCTCGACCGCGATCGACGGCGGCACGGCCCACCCCGAGCTCAAGCTCGTCGACGCGAACTGA